A single region of the Marinobacter salinus genome encodes:
- a CDS encoding MerR family transcriptional regulator encodes MKVKEIAEAAAVNPDTVRFYTREGLLNPTRNPDNNYQQFDTDDLRRLRFARKARQLGFSLPEIRAILDQADDHHSPCPMVRKVFEQRLLEVEREITELQQLRERMETALSAWRDMPDGTPDGHTICRLIEHWDDSIPAKQAQE; translated from the coding sequence ATGAAAGTCAAAGAAATAGCAGAAGCGGCGGCGGTAAACCCCGACACTGTCCGTTTCTACACCCGGGAAGGATTGCTGAACCCGACCCGTAATCCGGACAACAATTATCAACAATTCGATACCGACGACCTCCGCCGTCTGCGTTTTGCGCGAAAAGCCAGGCAATTAGGTTTCTCGCTGCCTGAGATCCGGGCCATTCTGGACCAGGCGGACGATCACCATTCGCCCTGCCCGATGGTTCGTAAGGTGTTTGAACAGCGATTGCTGGAGGTTGAGCGGGAGATCACAGAGCTTCAGCAGCTGCGTGAACGAATGGAAACGGCGCTCAGCGCCTGGCGCGATATGCCTGATGGGACCCCGGATGGACATACCATCTGTCGATTGATTGAACACTGGGACGACAGCATCCCGGCAAAGCAGGCTCAGGAGTAA
- a CDS encoding EAL domain-containing protein translates to MPAAEHTVEKPAPPINIIVKGLLSPAFPVVIFLVFLGLAAGLREGLIRQDNSQINTNLANETRALANTLEREFTILAGAIRRMADRMHTNPETSEQNWRRDARNHLQDFGVYQAIEWIDRDFIIRWLEPYSGNEDVIGFNVAFSDQRREALEIAQRSGELDISGVIDLRQGGKGLVIYAPVGAAADNRGFIAGVFRMETLARQLLTNRVLESFKIEIRRNGVMSYELNDSMTTSPLFSQTEQVEQPILNWSITVKPSVEWVDERRSYWPAVTFSSLLLMGLLTSLTTLLVQLILKRNQALLKTRKELDREIYQRKSMQQDLARLESTDTLTGLANRRFFMEDLAHTLNIADRQMRQVALIMLDLDRFQMLNDSLGHQFGDELLIKISERLNQLSNERILVAYSGGDEFMICQQQVDDIDDVIHLLGQIKQCFEQPFDVQNEGHSVTATMGVAVYPQSGLDADTLMRNADIALYRAKEQGRNTYQFYTEGMQDREVLRLELDKDLSQALTNNEFVLYYQPQLDLDSSEIHSVEALIRWHHPRRGLLPPIEFIPLAEESGRITEIGRWVVMAACRQLAAWKGTPYEHLKIAVNLSGRELDDEKLVDNIREALDAENVSADRLEVELTEEIFIQNIEHNLNQLSRLRQLGVHLAIDDFGVGYSSLGYLRDFPVDLLKIDRSFITDVAERHDDAVITRAVINLAHNLGIQVVAEGVETEAQLTFLKNHRCNLVQGYLISRPIPAEELEKVLAEGILVPGAVMDSGL, encoded by the coding sequence ATGCCAGCTGCGGAGCATACTGTGGAAAAACCGGCACCACCTATCAATATTATAGTGAAAGGCCTGCTCAGTCCGGCGTTTCCGGTGGTGATCTTTCTGGTTTTTCTCGGTCTCGCTGCTGGTCTTCGGGAAGGCCTTATCCGGCAAGACAACAGTCAAATCAACACCAATCTCGCCAACGAAACCCGTGCGCTCGCGAACACCCTGGAACGGGAGTTCACTATTCTTGCCGGAGCAATCCGGCGCATGGCCGACCGCATGCACACCAACCCGGAAACCTCTGAGCAGAACTGGCGCCGCGACGCCCGGAATCATCTCCAGGATTTTGGTGTTTATCAGGCAATTGAGTGGATTGACAGGGATTTCATTATTCGCTGGCTGGAACCCTACTCCGGGAACGAGGATGTTATCGGTTTTAACGTGGCCTTTTCCGATCAGCGTCGCGAAGCCCTGGAAATCGCCCAACGCTCGGGAGAGCTCGACATCTCGGGTGTGATCGATTTACGGCAGGGGGGCAAGGGGCTTGTCATCTATGCGCCGGTTGGCGCAGCCGCAGACAATCGTGGGTTTATTGCCGGTGTGTTCCGGATGGAAACCCTGGCCCGGCAGTTACTGACGAACCGGGTTCTGGAATCCTTCAAAATTGAGATCCGACGGAATGGTGTAATGAGCTATGAGCTCAACGACTCCATGACCACCAGTCCCTTATTCTCTCAAACCGAGCAGGTTGAGCAGCCCATTCTGAATTGGTCGATTACCGTGAAACCAAGCGTGGAGTGGGTCGACGAACGGCGCAGCTATTGGCCGGCAGTGACCTTTTCCTCACTGCTTTTGATGGGTCTGCTGACCAGCCTGACAACCTTGCTCGTCCAGCTTATTCTGAAACGCAATCAGGCCCTGCTGAAAACCCGTAAGGAGCTGGACAGGGAAATTTATCAGCGCAAGAGCATGCAGCAGGATCTGGCAAGGCTGGAGTCCACCGACACCCTGACCGGCCTGGCCAACCGTCGATTCTTCATGGAGGACCTAGCTCACACACTGAACATTGCCGATCGCCAGATGCGACAGGTTGCCCTGATCATGCTGGATCTTGACCGGTTCCAGATGCTTAACGATTCCCTTGGCCACCAGTTCGGTGATGAATTGCTGATAAAAATATCCGAGCGGCTGAACCAACTGAGCAATGAACGAATTCTGGTGGCTTATTCCGGCGGCGATGAATTTATGATCTGCCAACAGCAAGTGGATGACATCGACGATGTTATTCACCTGCTCGGCCAGATCAAGCAATGCTTCGAGCAACCCTTCGATGTTCAGAACGAAGGACACAGTGTCACGGCTACAATGGGCGTCGCGGTATATCCACAAAGTGGCCTGGATGCAGATACTTTGATGCGCAATGCCGACATAGCCCTGTATCGGGCAAAGGAGCAGGGCCGCAACACCTACCAGTTCTACACCGAGGGCATGCAGGACCGGGAGGTCCTGCGGCTGGAGCTCGACAAGGATCTGAGCCAGGCACTCACTAACAACGAATTTGTCCTCTATTACCAGCCACAGTTGGACCTTGACAGCTCCGAGATACACAGTGTTGAGGCGTTGATTCGCTGGCACCACCCGCGCCGGGGCCTGCTGCCGCCGATCGAGTTTATTCCGCTGGCCGAGGAAAGCGGACGGATTACCGAGATTGGCCGCTGGGTCGTGATGGCCGCATGTCGCCAACTGGCGGCCTGGAAGGGCACTCCCTATGAACATCTGAAAATCGCGGTGAACCTGTCTGGCCGGGAGCTGGATGATGAAAAGCTGGTGGATAATATCCGAGAAGCCCTGGATGCCGAGAATGTGTCCGCCGATCGCCTCGAAGTCGAACTGACCGAGGAAATTTTCATCCAGAACATCGAGCACAACCTGAACCAGCTTTCGCGCCTGCGTCAGCTGGGGGTGCACCTCGCCATAGATGATTTCGGAGTTGGCTATTCCTCGCTGGGTTACCTGCGGGATTTCCCGGTAGATTTGCTGAAGATTGACCGTTCGTTCATCACTGATGTGGCAGAACGACACGACGACGCCGTTATCACCCGCGCTGTAATAAATCTGGCCCACAATCTGGGCATCCAGGTGGTAGCTGAAGGCGTGGAAACCGAAGCGCAGCTGACCTTCCTGAAAAATCATCGATGCAACCTGGTTCAGGGATACCTGATCAGCCGGCCGATTCCGGCCGAAGAACTGGAAAAGGTATTAGCCGAGGGCATACTGGTGCCGGGTGCGGTAATGGATAGCGGATTGTAA